From one Sorangium aterium genomic stretch:
- a CDS encoding tetratricopeptide repeat protein produces MALAGDPAIEYPECYRTATAADLEGAKGAHKAATQFYERADYDRAIQYWKDAYQLDCSAHGVLINIANAYEKKGERGEAITALETYLARTPDASDAQTIQDKIQNLKNALRPAPSASASASASAPPVLPTAPTASAIPDRPKEEPPPQPPYGYTPWVATGAGVVTLLVGGILTSSGFADIGAAEDRCPSRQDCTQDTAKQGNRGRTHATVGGVLLGLGAAGVAGGLIWELGFNQPWPSKIQLTPVAGPGAAGLGMAGRF; encoded by the coding sequence TTGGCCTTAGCAGGAGATCCGGCCATCGAGTACCCCGAGTGCTACCGCACGGCGACCGCCGCCGACCTCGAAGGCGCCAAGGGGGCGCACAAGGCCGCCACGCAGTTCTACGAGCGCGCTGACTACGATCGCGCCATCCAGTACTGGAAGGACGCTTACCAGCTCGACTGCTCGGCGCACGGCGTGCTGATCAACATCGCCAACGCCTACGAGAAGAAGGGCGAGCGGGGCGAGGCGATCACGGCGCTGGAGACGTACCTGGCCCGCACGCCGGACGCGAGCGACGCGCAGACGATCCAGGACAAGATCCAGAACCTCAAGAACGCCCTCCGGCCGGCGCCGAGCGCCAGCGCGAGCGCGTCCGCGTCGGCGCCGCCGGTGCTCCCGACGGCCCCCACCGCCTCGGCGATCCCGGACCGCCCCAAGGAGGAGCCTCCGCCGCAGCCTCCCTACGGCTATACGCCGTGGGTCGCGACGGGCGCCGGCGTCGTCACGCTGCTGGTCGGCGGGATCCTGACCTCGAGCGGCTTCGCCGATATCGGCGCCGCCGAGGACCGTTGCCCGTCGCGCCAGGACTGCACGCAGGACACGGCCAAGCAGGGCAATCGGGGGCGCACGCACGCGACCGTCGGCGGCGTGCTCCTCGGGTTGGGCGCCGCCGGCGTCGCCGGTGGCCTCATCTGGGAGCTCGGGTTCAACCAGCCGTGGCCCAGCAAGATCCAGCTGACGCCGGTCGCTGGACCAGGCGCGGCCGGGCTCGGCATGGCCGGCCGCTTCTGA
- a CDS encoding sigma-54-dependent transcriptional regulator — translation MLPEKKQILVVDDEANLRRVLSAQLGRDGYEVHTAEDGEEGLAFLKEHHIDLVITDLRMPKVDGMDLLRAALRDDPSRPVVLLTAHGTVDNAVEALKTGAFDYITKPFDQNEVRVVVKKALRTRDLASADATRDVSAALPRGGSDRFGIIGESPPIQELYAILERVADTPTTVLISGESGTGKELVARALHENSSRRDRPFIKVNCAAIPKDLMESELFGYERGAFTGAVASKPGRFELASGGTLFLDEIGEIPNEMQVKLLRVLQESEFERVGGIKTIHVDVRLVAATNRDLKREIAAGTFREDLFYRLNVVPIALPALRDRRSDIPHLCAHFVAKFNARLKKSIEGIEPEALERLASHAWPGNIRELENVVERALLFADGARIRLDDLPEEIRSGAAPLPGASLPLAAAAADTSAAPSTPDGLKEQVKAAMSKLERDLIERALKQTHGNVTHAARLLKISRKGLQLKMKELNLRERDAE, via the coding sequence ATGCTCCCCGAAAAGAAGCAGATCCTCGTCGTGGATGACGAGGCGAACCTCCGGCGCGTCCTCAGCGCCCAGCTCGGCCGGGATGGCTACGAGGTCCACACCGCCGAAGATGGCGAGGAGGGGCTCGCGTTCCTGAAGGAGCACCACATCGACCTGGTCATCACCGATCTCCGGATGCCCAAGGTCGACGGCATGGACCTGCTCCGCGCCGCGCTCCGCGACGACCCGTCGCGGCCTGTGGTGCTGCTCACGGCGCACGGGACCGTGGACAACGCCGTCGAGGCGCTCAAGACGGGCGCGTTCGACTACATCACGAAGCCGTTCGATCAGAACGAGGTGCGCGTCGTCGTGAAGAAGGCGCTCCGCACCCGCGATCTCGCGAGCGCGGACGCGACGCGGGACGTCTCCGCGGCGCTGCCCCGGGGGGGCTCCGACCGGTTCGGCATCATCGGCGAGAGCCCGCCCATCCAGGAGCTCTACGCGATCCTCGAGCGGGTCGCCGACACGCCGACCACGGTGCTCATCAGCGGCGAGAGCGGCACCGGGAAGGAGCTCGTCGCGCGGGCGCTGCACGAGAACTCCAGCCGCCGCGACCGGCCGTTCATCAAGGTCAACTGCGCGGCCATCCCGAAGGACCTCATGGAGTCGGAGCTCTTCGGCTACGAGCGCGGGGCCTTCACCGGCGCGGTCGCCTCCAAGCCGGGGCGCTTCGAGCTCGCCTCCGGCGGGACGCTCTTCCTCGACGAGATCGGCGAGATCCCGAACGAGATGCAGGTGAAGCTCCTGCGCGTCCTGCAGGAGAGCGAGTTCGAGCGCGTCGGGGGCATCAAGACCATCCACGTCGACGTCCGGCTCGTCGCCGCCACCAACCGCGACCTCAAGCGGGAGATCGCGGCGGGCACGTTCCGGGAAGACCTCTTCTACCGGCTCAACGTCGTCCCGATCGCGCTCCCCGCGCTGCGCGACCGGAGGAGCGACATCCCCCACCTCTGCGCCCACTTCGTCGCGAAGTTCAACGCGCGCCTCAAGAAGAGCATCGAGGGCATCGAGCCCGAGGCGCTCGAGCGCCTGGCCTCGCACGCCTGGCCGGGCAACATCCGCGAGCTCGAGAACGTCGTCGAGCGGGCGCTGCTCTTCGCCGACGGCGCGCGCATCCGCCTCGACGACCTGCCGGAGGAGATCCGCAGCGGCGCCGCGCCTCTGCCCGGCGCGTCGCTGCCGCTCGCGGCCGCCGCCGCGGACACCTCCGCCGCGCCGTCGACGCCCGACGGCCTCAAGGAGCAGGTGAAGGCGGCGATGAGCAAGCTCGAGCGCGACCTCATCGAGCGCGCCCTCAAGCAGACGCACGGCAACGTCACCCACGCCGCGCGGCTCCTCAAGATCTCGCGCAAGGGGCTCCAGCTCAAGATGAAGGAGCTGAACCTCCGCGAGCGCGACGCCGAGTGA